Sequence from the Neorhizobium sp. NCHU2750 genome:
GCTGATGGTGGACGGCGTGTCGACGCGCGACCTGCCGCTCATTCAATCCTGCGCCATCATCTTCTGCGTCGGCTATCTCGCACTGATCACGCTTGCCGATATCGTTGCAATTCTTGCCAATCCGAGGTTGCGCTGACATGACATCATCCACGCCCCTGTCGAGCAGGCTCAGCTATCGATTCAACTGGATCGGCATGATCGGCCTTGCGGTCATCGTCTTCTGGGCCATCATTGCCCTGGCCGCACCCCATATCATTCCCTATCCCGTGGGCGATATCGTCGACGACGATTACTTTAGTGGCATGAGCGCGAAATTGCCTCTCGGCTCGGACTATCTCGGCCGCGACATGCTTTCGCGGGTGATAATGGGCGCGCGTTACACAGTCGGCATCTCGCTTGCCGCCGTATGTATCGCCTGTTTCGTGGGTACTGCGCTCGGCATGGCGGCAGCCGTCATCGGCGGTTGGTTCGATACGGTTTTGAGCCGCTTTCTCGATGCGCTGAACTCCATCCCGAGCAAGCTTTCGGGGCTTGTGGTGGCGGCGGCCGTCGGCTCATCGATCAACATCCTGATCGTCATGCTGGCAGTCATCTATACGCCAGGGGCTTTTCGTTTTTCTCGCGCCCTTGCGGTCAACATCAACACGATGGACTACATCACGGTGGCGCGCACCCGCGGTGAAAACATCATTTACATCATCTTCTCTGAGATCCTGCCCAACATTATCGGTCCGTTGCTTGCCGATTTCGGCATTCGCTTCGTCTTCATAACGCTGCTGCTGTCAGGCCTGTCCTTCCTCGGACTTGGCGTGCAGCCACCCTATGCGGACTGGGGCGCGCTCGTGCATGAGAATATCAGTGGCCTGCCTTTCGGTGCGCCGGCCGTGATCGTGCCGTCGCTTGCGATCGCCAGCCTGACGATCAGCGTAAACCTGCTGATCGACAACCTGCCCAAGAAAATTCGCGACCGGAGTGCGTGAATGGAAAATCTAGTCGAAGTCCGCGGATTGAAGGTCGAGGCAACCACAGACGCAGGCCGCCGCGTCGAGATCATCAAGGATGTAGACCTCGATATCGCGCCGGGAGAAATCGTCGCCCTGATCGGCGAGAGCGGTTCGGGCAAGACGACGATCGCGCTGACACTGATGGGTTATACCCGTACGGGCTGCCGGATTTCGGGCGGCAGCATTCGCGTCGCCGGCGGTGATATGGTGATGTCGAGTGAGCGCCAGAGAGCGACGATCCGCGGCCGGGAGGTCTCCTATGTGCCGCAATCGGCTGCAGCGGCCTTCAACCCGACCAAGCGCATCATTGATCAGGTCGTCGAGGTGACACGTATTCACCGGTTGATGTCTCCGGCCGAGGCTCGGGAGAAGGCGGTGTCGCTGTTCAAGGCGCTTTCGCTGCCTAATCCGGAAGGGATCGGCGATCGTTATCCCCATCAGGTTTCGGGCGGTCAGTTGCAGCGTCTGGCGGCGGCCATGGCGCTGATCAGCGACCCGAAACTGGTGATTTTCGATGAACCGACGACGGCTCTGGATGTGACGACCCAGATCGAAGTGCTGCGCGCCTTCAAGTCCGTAATGAAGAAGAGCGGCATTGCGGGGGTCTACGTATCCCATGATCTCGCCGTGGTGGCGCAGATCGCCGATCGTATCCTCGTCCTACGGCACGGCGAGGTGCAGGAGGTCGGGTCGACCGACGCCATTCTTTCCAATGCCCAGCATCCCTATACGCGCGAACTGCTTTCCTCCTTCGAGCCGAAGCCACGTGGCGACAATCCTCCGTCCGTTTCCAAGGCCAGGCCATTGCTGGAAATCATGGCATTGACGGCAGGTTATGGCCCCATCCAGCCCAATGGACTTCCGCTGGTGCGGGCGGTGAAGGAAGCCAGTGTAACGGTCCAGACTGGCCGCAATCTCGGCATCATCGGGGAGTCCGGCTGCGGAAAATCCACCCTAGCCCGCTCCATTGCCGGAATTCTTCCTGCCGCTGCAGGACAGATGATTTTCGATGGCGGGGAATTGGCCCGCTCTTCGCGGCAGAGAAGCCGCGAGCAATTGCGCGAGTTGCAGATCGTCTTCCAGCATGCGGACACGTCGCTCAATCCTGCAAAAACGATCGAGGACATTCTCGGTCGGCCCCTCACCTTCTATCACGGCATGAGAGGCACGGCCCGCAATGCCCGTATCGACCAGCTGCTCGACATGGTGCATCTGCCGAAGGCGCTGCGCAGCCGGACCCCGGCCGAGCTTTCCGGCGGCCAGAAGCAACGCATCAATTTTGCCCGCGCACTTGCCGCAGAACCGAAGCTGATCCTTTGCGATGAGATCACCTCCGCTCTCGACACGGTCGTCGCCGCAGCCGTGATCGACCTGCTGAAGGAGCTGCAGCGGGAGCTTTCTCTCTCCTACATATTCATCAGCCACGACCTGTCGGTCGTGGAAGCGATCTGCGATGAGATCGTCGTGATGTATCGCGGAGAGAAGGTCGAGCAGATCACGCCCGGCCTATCGAAAGTGCCGCAGCACCCCTATTCCAAGCTGCTGTTTTCGTCGGTGCCGAAACTCGACCCCAAATGGCTGGATAGTCTTGAACGCGATCCGGAACTGGTGAAATCCTACGCGCAGGCTTGATCCACACACGTCCCTGGTCTGCGGTGCCGGTGGCACACTGCCTGTCGGAATGGCGCGGACGCTAGACGAGGAACAGGCTGGTCAATGGCATATGCGCCTTGACGATCGGTGACTTTAGCACGACGAAGCTGAAATACTTGTCGATACCGATATCCATGTCGGTCAGCCGTTCCATGATCGTCTGGTATTCGCCGATCCCGGCGGTGACGAATTTCAACAGGTAGTCATAGCCGCCGGAAACGAGGTGGCATTCGATTACCTGATCGACCTTTTCGGCGGCCGCGAGAAAGCGGGCGAAGTCTATCTGGCGATGGTTCTTGAGCGTCACCTCGGTGAAAACCGTCAGCGTCTGGCCAAGCTTGCCGATGTTGATCTGGGCCGAATATCCCTCGATATAGCCTTCCTGTTGCAGCTTCTTGACCCGCATCAGGCAAGGGCTGGGAGAGAGGTTCACCAACTCGGTCAGCTCGACATTGGTGATGCGCCCGTTCTTCTGGAGTTCGTAGAGAATCTTGATGTCGATACGGTCGAGCTTCATCTGCATTCTGTCCTCGGTCGTCATGCGCTGCAGCATATTATGCTGCAGACTCCAGGAAATCAGCTTAACACTATGAATGTGTTTGTCTATTCCATTGTGCACTAAAGTCAGCGGCAGAAAAATCCGCCGTCGATGGTATGACCGGCATTTAATGCCGCTTGGGCCACGTGTCCGGTAACCGGGCGGCGGCTCATCCCGTTATGCTTGTGGCGACAAGGAGGACTGCCCGATGCCTGCGCCGCTCACGCTCGTCACGACTTCAAACGATCTCCCGCCCTCCGCCGATGCCGTCGTCATCGGTGCCGGGATCGTCGGTGTTTTTGCCGCATATTATCTAGCGCTGCGCGGGCTGAAAGTTGTGCTTCTGGAAAAGGGCCTTGTGGGCGCCGAGCAATCAAGCCGCAATTGGGGCTGGTGCCGGCAGCAGAACCGCGATGCGCGCGAGCTGCCGATGGCGACCAAAAGCCTCGATCTATGGGAGCGCTTTGCGGCCGAGAGTGGAGAGAATACCGGCTTCCGTCGCTGCGGCCTCCTTTATCTGAGCAATAGCGAGGAAGAGATCGCCGGATGGGCCAGATGGAGAGATTTTGCCCGGACGGTAGGTGTGACCACCCACATGCTGGATGGTGCTGCGGCCGGTGAATACGGCCGGGCGACCGGGCGAAGCTGGAAAGGTGGCGTATTTTCGCCGACGGATGGGACGGCCGATCCGGCCAGCGCCGCGCCCGCGGTTGCGCGTGCCATCATGACGCTCGGAGGTCGCGTCCTGCAGAACTGCGCCGCCCGCGGGATCGAGATGGAAGGCGGGAAGCTATCGGCTGTCGTGACCGAACGCGGCACGATCGGGACCAAGGTGGCGATCCTGTCAGGGGGGGCCTGGGCTTCGTCCT
This genomic interval carries:
- a CDS encoding ABC transporter permease translates to MTSSTPLSSRLSYRFNWIGMIGLAVIVFWAIIALAAPHIIPYPVGDIVDDDYFSGMSAKLPLGSDYLGRDMLSRVIMGARYTVGISLAAVCIACFVGTALGMAAAVIGGWFDTVLSRFLDALNSIPSKLSGLVVAAAVGSSINILIVMLAVIYTPGAFRFSRALAVNINTMDYITVARTRGENIIYIIFSEILPNIIGPLLADFGIRFVFITLLLSGLSFLGLGVQPPYADWGALVHENISGLPFGAPAVIVPSLAIASLTISVNLLIDNLPKKIRDRSA
- a CDS encoding ABC transporter ATP-binding protein, translating into MENLVEVRGLKVEATTDAGRRVEIIKDVDLDIAPGEIVALIGESGSGKTTIALTLMGYTRTGCRISGGSIRVAGGDMVMSSERQRATIRGREVSYVPQSAAAAFNPTKRIIDQVVEVTRIHRLMSPAEAREKAVSLFKALSLPNPEGIGDRYPHQVSGGQLQRLAAAMALISDPKLVIFDEPTTALDVTTQIEVLRAFKSVMKKSGIAGVYVSHDLAVVAQIADRILVLRHGEVQEVGSTDAILSNAQHPYTRELLSSFEPKPRGDNPPSVSKARPLLEIMALTAGYGPIQPNGLPLVRAVKEASVTVQTGRNLGIIGESGCGKSTLARSIAGILPAAAGQMIFDGGELARSSRQRSREQLRELQIVFQHADTSLNPAKTIEDILGRPLTFYHGMRGTARNARIDQLLDMVHLPKALRSRTPAELSGGQKQRINFARALAAEPKLILCDEITSALDTVVAAAVIDLLKELQRELSLSYIFISHDLSVVEAICDEIVVMYRGEKVEQITPGLSKVPQHPYSKLLFSSVPKLDPKWLDSLERDPELVKSYAQA
- a CDS encoding Lrp/AsnC family transcriptional regulator; its protein translation is MKLDRIDIKILYELQKNGRITNVELTELVNLSPSPCLMRVKKLQQEGYIEGYSAQINIGKLGQTLTVFTEVTLKNHRQIDFARFLAAAEKVDQVIECHLVSGGYDYLLKFVTAGIGEYQTIMERLTDMDIGIDKYFSFVVLKSPIVKAHMPLTSLFLV